The Tissierellales bacterium genome window below encodes:
- the hflX gene encoding GTPase HflX codes for MLIYNKISKEKVLIVGVELIDDPIDIDSSMEELSELVKAAYGEVVAQIVQKRATIDSAFFIGKGKVEEISSYCNKLDIDTVVFNDELSGAQLRNLEDIINRKIVDRTNLILDIFANRATTKEGKLQVKLAQLNYRLPRLVGFRDYLSREGGGIGTRGPGEQKLETDRRHILREINNIEKELKSIEKRREVTRKRRLNSKLPMVALVGYTNAGKSTLLNKIIEKNEDYDVKKRVFVYDMLFATLDTAFRRGTLPNGQDFLITDTVGFVSKLPTNLIEAFKGTLEEVQYADVILHVVDASNKDLDIQLKTTYNILKELEVLNKPIITVFNKIDKVNIDGIFYENNYIDNKVFISATKNKNLEELLEMIEKLLPQKFTEVTLQIPYDKQDILAYICDNYDVEKLEYLEYGSLIKVSLNQIDYERYKAFEKIR; via the coding sequence GTTAAGTGAATTAGTAAAGGCGGCTTATGGAGAAGTAGTGGCTCAAATTGTTCAGAAAAGAGCTACTATAGATTCAGCTTTTTTTATAGGAAAAGGGAAGGTGGAGGAAATATCTAGTTATTGTAATAAACTAGATATTGACACAGTAGTGTTTAATGATGAATTATCAGGAGCACAGTTGAGGAACTTAGAAGATATTATAAATAGAAAGATAGTAGATAGAACTAATTTAATACTGGATATTTTTGCTAATAGAGCTACTACAAAAGAAGGTAAATTACAAGTTAAATTAGCACAATTAAATTATAGATTACCTAGGCTTGTAGGTTTTAGAGATTACCTTTCAAGAGAAGGTGGCGGTATTGGAACTAGGGGACCAGGAGAACAAAAATTAGAAACAGATAGACGTCATATATTAAGGGAAATTAATAATATTGAAAAAGAATTAAAAAGTATTGAAAAAAGAAGAGAAGTAACAAGAAAGAGAAGATTAAATTCAAAATTACCAATGGTTGCCCTTGTTGGTTATACTAATGCTGGAAAGTCAACTTTACTAAATAAAATAATTGAAAAAAATGAAGATTATGATGTTAAGAAAAGAGTTTTTGTATATGATATGCTATTTGCTACACTAGATACGGCTTTTCGCAGAGGAACATTACCTAATGGGCAAGATTTTTTAATTACCGATACAGTTGGATTTGTTAGTAAGTTGCCTACTAATTTAATAGAGGCTTTTAAAGGTACCTTAGAGGAAGTACAATATGCTGATGTAATACTTCACGTAGTAGATGCATCTAATAAAGACTTAGATATACAATTAAAGACTACCTACAATATATTAAAAGAATTAGAAGTATTAAATAAACCTATAATAACAGTATTTAATAAAATTGATAAAGTAAATATAGACGGTATATTTTATGAAAATAATTATATCGATAATAAAGTATTTATTTCTGCAACTAAAAATAAGAATTTAGAAGAATTATTAGAAATGATAGAAAAACTATTACCACAAAAATTTACTGAAGTTACCTTACAAATACCCTATGACAAACAAGATATTTTAGCCTATATATGTGATAACTACGATGTAGAAAAACTAGAGTATTTAGAGTATGGAAGTTTAATAAAAGTAAGTTTAAACCAAATAGATTATGAAAGATATAAGGCATTTGAGAAAATTAGGTGA